The following coding sequences lie in one Monomorium pharaonis isolate MP-MQ-018 chromosome 1, ASM1337386v2, whole genome shotgun sequence genomic window:
- the LOC118645792 gene encoding uncharacterized protein LOC118645792, whose product MSALMKLNEYKLAAMRCSERTTQASLKPADNNTNNLQHRFAQVIAKSCRLHQLSFDIQQCSKGIKSEITILTEKLSETDQTRKALIEKQEIESLKKIVIEKSTNLENMLEKNNAELGTSQSDISALK is encoded by the exons ATGTCTGCATTGatgaaattaaatgaatataag ttAGCAGCAATGAGATGTTCTGAAAGGACGACGCAAGCAAGTTTAAAACCAGCagataataatactaataatttgCAACATAGATTTGCGCAAGTAATAGCTAAGTCTTGTAGATTACACCAATTATCATTTGATATTCAACAGTGTTCGAAAGGGATAAAATCTGAAATAACTATATTAACAGAAAAGCTTAGTGAGACAGATCAAACTAGAAAAGCGCTTATAGAGAAACAA GAAATCgaatctttgaaaaaaattgtaatagaGAAGTCAACAAATTtggaaaat atgttagagaaaaataatgcagAGCTGGGAACTAGTCAAAGTGATATATCTGcacttaagtaa